The following proteins are encoded in a genomic region of Serinus canaria isolate serCan28SL12 chromosome 13, serCan2020, whole genome shotgun sequence:
- the MGAT4B gene encoding alpha-1,3-mannosyl-glycoprotein 4-beta-N-acetylglucosaminyltransferase B isoform X1 yields MRLRSGTALTLLLGCLCALLSLSWYGAFGGHKGDVVDIYQREFLALRDRLHTAEQESLKRSKELNLVLEEIKRALSEKQALRDINRTWSSLSDETKLKLWNITNKNVLHLPTIFHHLPHLLSKENSLQPAVHVGQGRTGVSVVMGIPSVKREVHSYLTDTLNSLISELTQQEKEDSVIVVLIAETDPQYTAGVAENIKNLFPKEIHSGLLEVISPSPHFYPDFSHLRESFGDPKERVRWRTKQNLDYCFLMMYAQSKGIYYVQLEDDIVAKPNYLSTMKNFALQQPSEEWMILEFSQLGFIGKMFKSLDLSLIVEFILMFYKDKPIDWLLDHILWVKVCNPEKDAKHCDRQKANLRIRFKPSLFQHVGTHSSLAGKIQKLKDKDFGKHALRKEHVNPPAEVSTSLKTYQHFTLEKAYLREDFFWAFTPTAGDFIRFRFFKPLRIERFFFRSGNIEHPEDKLFNTTVEVLPFDSLQSDKEALQEGRGTVVKYRRTADGYVQIGSFSKGVAEGEVDPSFGPLEAIRLSIQTDSPVWIILSEIFIKKAE; encoded by the exons GTGACGTTGTGGACATCTACCAGCGGGAGTTCCTGGCGCTCAGGGACCGGCTGCACACGGCCGAGCAGGAGAGCCTGAAGCGCTCCAAGGAGCTCAAcctggtgctggaggagatcAAGAGAGCCCTGTCGGAGAAGCAGGCCCTGCGGGACATAAACCGGACCTGGAGCAGCTTATCTG acGAAACCAAGTTAAAACTGTGGAATATCACCAACAAGAATGTGCTGCACCTTCCCACCATCTTCCATCATTTGCCACATTTGCTGTCAAAGGAGAACAGTCTGCAGCCAGCCGTGCATGTGGGACAGGGGCGCACTGGAG TGTCCGTCGTGATGGGAATCCCCAGCGTGAAGCGGGAGGTGCATTCCTACCTCACTGACACCCTCAACTCCCTCATCTCAGAGCTCActcagcaggagaaggaggactCTGTCATCGTTGTCCTCATTGCTGAG acagaTCCACAGTACACAGCCGGAGTGGCAGAAAATATCAAAAACTT aTTCCCTAAGGAAATACACTCAGGTCTCCTGGAGGTAATTTCCCCATCTCCACATTTCTATCCTGATTTCTCCCACCTGCGGGAATCCTTTGGAGACCCCAAGGAAAGAGTCAG GTGGAGGACAAAGCAGAACCTGGACTACTGCTTTTTAATGATGTATGCTCAGTCCAAAGGCATTTATTATGTGCAG CTGGAGGATGACATTGTGGCCAAACCAAACTATCTCAGCACGATGAAGAACTTTGCCTTGCAGCAGCCCTCTGAAGAGTGGATGATCCTGGAGTTCTCTCAGCTGGGTTTCATTG GAAAAATGTTCAAGTCTCTGGATCTGAGTTTGATTGTGGAGTTCATCCTGATGTTTTATAAGGACAAACCCATTGACTGGCTGCTGGATCACATCCTCTGGGTGAAAGTCTGCAACCCCGAGAAAGATGCA AAACACTGCGACAGGCAGAAGGCAAACCTGAGGATCCGCTTCAAGCCCTCGCTCTTCCAGCACGTGGGAACCCACTCCTCCTTGGCTGGGAAGATACAGAAGCTGAAG GACAAGGACTTTGGAAAACACGCACTGCGGAAAGAGCACGTCAACCCTCCTGCTGAGGTGAGCACCAGCCTGAAAACCTACCAGCACTTCACCCTGGAGAAGGCTTACCTGCGGGAGGACTTCTTCTGGGCCTTCACTCCCACTGCCGGGGACTTCATCCGATTCAGATTCTTCAAACCACTCCGTATTGAAAG GTTCTTCTTCCGCAGCGGGAACATCGAGCACCCAGAAGACAAACTCTTCAACACGACCGTGGAGGTTCTGCCGTTTGAC AGTCTACAGTCAGATAAGGAAGCCTTGCAGGAGGGAAGAGGCACAGTCGTCAAATACCGCAGGACAGCGGATGGCTACGTCCAGATAG GCTCATTCTCCAAGGGCGTTGCAGAGGGTGAGGTGGACCCGTCCTTCGGGCCGCTGGAGGCCATCAGGCTGTCCATCCAGACCGACTCCCCGGTGTGGATCATCCTGAGCGAG atttttatcAAAAAAGCAGAGTGA
- the MGAT4B gene encoding alpha-1,3-mannosyl-glycoprotein 4-beta-N-acetylglucosaminyltransferase B isoform X2, whose amino-acid sequence MRLRSGTALTLLLGCLCALLSLSWYGAFGGHKGDVVDIYQREFLALRDRLHTAEQESLKRSKELNLVLEEIKRALSEKQALRDINRTWSSLSVSVVMGIPSVKREVHSYLTDTLNSLISELTQQEKEDSVIVVLIAETDPQYTAGVAENIKNLFPKEIHSGLLEVISPSPHFYPDFSHLRESFGDPKERVRWRTKQNLDYCFLMMYAQSKGIYYVQLEDDIVAKPNYLSTMKNFALQQPSEEWMILEFSQLGFIGKMFKSLDLSLIVEFILMFYKDKPIDWLLDHILWVKVCNPEKDAKHCDRQKANLRIRFKPSLFQHVGTHSSLAGKIQKLKDKDFGKHALRKEHVNPPAEVSTSLKTYQHFTLEKAYLREDFFWAFTPTAGDFIRFRFFKPLRIERFFFRSGNIEHPEDKLFNTTVEVLPFDSLQSDKEALQEGRGTVVKYRRTADGYVQIGSFSKGVAEGEVDPSFGPLEAIRLSIQTDSPVWIILSEIFIKKAE is encoded by the exons GTGACGTTGTGGACATCTACCAGCGGGAGTTCCTGGCGCTCAGGGACCGGCTGCACACGGCCGAGCAGGAGAGCCTGAAGCGCTCCAAGGAGCTCAAcctggtgctggaggagatcAAGAGAGCCCTGTCGGAGAAGCAGGCCCTGCGGGACATAAACCGGACCTGGAGCAGCTTATCTG TGTCCGTCGTGATGGGAATCCCCAGCGTGAAGCGGGAGGTGCATTCCTACCTCACTGACACCCTCAACTCCCTCATCTCAGAGCTCActcagcaggagaaggaggactCTGTCATCGTTGTCCTCATTGCTGAG acagaTCCACAGTACACAGCCGGAGTGGCAGAAAATATCAAAAACTT aTTCCCTAAGGAAATACACTCAGGTCTCCTGGAGGTAATTTCCCCATCTCCACATTTCTATCCTGATTTCTCCCACCTGCGGGAATCCTTTGGAGACCCCAAGGAAAGAGTCAG GTGGAGGACAAAGCAGAACCTGGACTACTGCTTTTTAATGATGTATGCTCAGTCCAAAGGCATTTATTATGTGCAG CTGGAGGATGACATTGTGGCCAAACCAAACTATCTCAGCACGATGAAGAACTTTGCCTTGCAGCAGCCCTCTGAAGAGTGGATGATCCTGGAGTTCTCTCAGCTGGGTTTCATTG GAAAAATGTTCAAGTCTCTGGATCTGAGTTTGATTGTGGAGTTCATCCTGATGTTTTATAAGGACAAACCCATTGACTGGCTGCTGGATCACATCCTCTGGGTGAAAGTCTGCAACCCCGAGAAAGATGCA AAACACTGCGACAGGCAGAAGGCAAACCTGAGGATCCGCTTCAAGCCCTCGCTCTTCCAGCACGTGGGAACCCACTCCTCCTTGGCTGGGAAGATACAGAAGCTGAAG GACAAGGACTTTGGAAAACACGCACTGCGGAAAGAGCACGTCAACCCTCCTGCTGAGGTGAGCACCAGCCTGAAAACCTACCAGCACTTCACCCTGGAGAAGGCTTACCTGCGGGAGGACTTCTTCTGGGCCTTCACTCCCACTGCCGGGGACTTCATCCGATTCAGATTCTTCAAACCACTCCGTATTGAAAG GTTCTTCTTCCGCAGCGGGAACATCGAGCACCCAGAAGACAAACTCTTCAACACGACCGTGGAGGTTCTGCCGTTTGAC AGTCTACAGTCAGATAAGGAAGCCTTGCAGGAGGGAAGAGGCACAGTCGTCAAATACCGCAGGACAGCGGATGGCTACGTCCAGATAG GCTCATTCTCCAAGGGCGTTGCAGAGGGTGAGGTGGACCCGTCCTTCGGGCCGCTGGAGGCCATCAGGCTGTCCATCCAGACCGACTCCCCGGTGTGGATCATCCTGAGCGAG atttttatcAAAAAAGCAGAGTGA